From the Primulina tabacum isolate GXHZ01 chromosome 15, ASM2559414v2, whole genome shotgun sequence genome, one window contains:
- the LOC142526771 gene encoding ABC transporter E family member 2-like produces the protein MADQKLTRIAIVSSDKCKPKKCRQECKKSCPVVKTGKLCIEVTPAAKIAFISEELCIGCGICVKKCPFEAIQIINLPKDLDKDTTHRYGPNTFKLHRLPVPRPGQVLGLVGTNGIGKSTALKVLAGKLKPNLGRFNNPPDWQEILTYFRGSELQNYFTRILEDNLKAIIKPQYVDHIPKAVQGNVGQVLAQKDEREVKEELCVDLELTQVLDRNVGDLSGGELQRFAIAVVAIQNAEIYMFDEPSSYLDVKQRLKAAQVVRSLLRPNSYVIVVEHDLSVLDYLSDFICCLYGRPGVYGVVTLPFSVREGINIFLAGFVPTENLRFRDESLTFRVAETPQESAEEIETYARYKYPTMTKTQGNFQLKVVEGEFTDSQIIVMLGENGTGKTTFIRMLAGLLKPDLVEGSDVEIPEFNVSYKPQKISPKFLSTVRILLHQKIRDSYMHPQFVSDVMKPLLIEQLMDQEVVNLSGGELQRVALTLCLGKPADIYLIDEPSAYLDSEQRIVASKVIKRFILHAKKTAFVVEHDFIMATYLADRVIVYEGKPSIDCIANSPQSLLTGMNLFLSHLDITFRRDPTNYRPRINKLDSTKDREQKSAGSYYYLDD, from the exons ATGGCAGATCAGAAACTGACGCGTATCGCTATAGTGAGCTCCGATAAGTGCAAGCCGAAAAAGTGTCGCCAGGAGTGCAAAAAGAGCTGCCCTGTGGTCAAAACCG GCAAACTATGCATTGAAGTGACTCCTGCAGCGAAGATTGCTTTCATCTCTGAGGAGTTGTGTATTGGGTGCGGTATATGTGTGAAG AAATGTCCATTTGAAGCCATCCAAATTATCAATCTGCCAAAAGACCTCGATAAGGATACCACACACCGATATGGTCCCAACACCTTTAAATTGCATAG ATTACCTGTTCCAAGACCTGGACAAGTTCTTGGCTTGGTTGGAACTAATGGCATTGGAAAATCAACTGCTCTGAAAGTTTTGGCTGGCAAATTGAAGCCTAACTTGGGACGCTTTAAT AACCCTCCTGATTGGCAGGAAATTTTGACATATTTTCGAGGATCTGAGCTGCAAAACTATTTTACGCGTATCCTTGAAGATAATTTGAAG GCGATCATCAAGCCACAGTATGTGGACCACATCCCGAAAGCTGTTCAAGGCAATGTTGGGCAAGTTCTTGCTCAGAAAGATGAGAGAGAAGTAAAAGAAGAACTTTGTGTTGATCTTGAGCTGACTCAAGTCTTGGACCGCAATGTGGGCGATTTATCTGGTGGAGAGCTCCAGAGATTTGCTATAGCTGTTGTTGCTATACAGAATGCGGAGATTTATATGTTTGATGAGCCCTCGAGCTATCTTGATGTGAAGCAGAGGCTCAAAGCTGCTCAAGTTGTCAGATCTTTGCTCCGACCCAATAG CTATGTTATTGTTGTGGAGCATGATCTTAGTGTACTTGATTATTTATCGGACTTCATCTGCTGCCTTTATGGGAGGCCTGGTGTATATGGGGTGGTAACACTCCCGTTCTCCGTCAGAGAGGGAATCAATATATTTCTGGCTGGATTTGTCCCAACAGAGAATCTAAGATTTCGGGATGAATCTCTTACTTTTAGG GTTGCAGAGACTCCCCAGGAAAGTGCCGAGGAAATCGAGACATATGCGAGGTATAAGTATCCAACCATGACCAAGACTCAGGGTAATTTTCAACTTAAGGTAGTGGAAGGGGAGTTCACTGATTCTCAAATCATTGTCATGCTTGGTGAAAACGGGACAGGGAAGACAACGTTCATAAGGATGCtg GCCGGTCTATTGAAACCTGACTTGGTAGAAGGCTCGGATGTAGAGATTCCAGAATTTAACGTTTCTTACAAGCCACAGAAGATCAGTCCGAAATTCCTATCTACTGTTAGAATTCTGTTGCATCAAAAAATACGTGATTCTTATATGCATCCGCAGTTCGTATCAGATGTGATGAAGCCTCTCCTAATCGAGCAACTAATGGATCAAGAAGTCGTGAACCTTTCTGGTGGAGAGTTGCAAAGAGTTGCTTTAACCCTCTGCCTTGGAAAG CCGGCCGACATATATTTGATAGATGAACCAAGTGCGTATCTGGACTCTGAGCAGCGTATTGTTGCTTCAAAAGTCATTAAGAGATTTATACTTCATGCAAAGAAAACCGCATTTGTTGTCGAGCACGACTTCATAATGGCAACATACCTTGCAGACAGGGTTATTGTGTACGAGGGAAAGCCATCTATAGATTGTATTGCCAATTCGCCTCAATCTTTACTGACAGGAATGAACCTATTCTTATCT CATCTGGACATTACTTTTAGACGGGATCCAACAAATTATCGTCCAAGAATCAACAAACTGGACTCGACCAAGGACCGGGAGCAGAAGTCTGCTGGATCATATTATTATTTGGACGACTAA
- the LOC142527159 gene encoding ABC transporter G family member 14-like has protein sequence MPLCSVAPKPENDGTELEKGLPKELETCDTAYLAYPAQNNSQSFLQRTLFPISLKFKEIVYKVNYERQGTCCGGTSNPKEKVILNGITGMISPGEILAMLGPSGSGKTTLLTALGGRLSGNLSGKITYNGQPFSGSIRRRTGFVAQDDILYPNLSVFETLLFTALLRLPKSLTREAKVQHVEHVITELGLTRCRNSMIGGPLFRGISGGEKKRVSIGQEMLINPSLLLLDEPTSGLDSTTAQRILNTVKGLATGGRTVITTIHQPSSRLYHMFDKVVLLSEGCPIYYGPASTALQYFSSIGFPTSIVVNPADLLLDLANGIGPDFQHSTNHSDNSQQDPASVREFLISAYDKNISTRLKTELCSSDVIIYNYNEENSTRDDLKFEKWCTTWWHQFHVLLLRGLRERRFEAFNRLRTFQVVSVAILGGLLWWQTPPSHIDDRIAMLSFFSVFWGFYPLYNAVFTFPQERNMLKKERSSGMYRLSSYYLARTVGDLPLELALPTIFTLIFYWMGGLKPDPATFIFSLLIVLLSVLVSQSLGLAFGAILMDVKQAATLASVTTLVFLIAGGYYVRQIPPFMVWLKYLSYSYYCYKLLLGIQYDENDYYECANGVYCRVADHPAIKSVGLSHMWMGISIMVLMLVGYRFVAYLALHRLR, from the exons ATGCCCCTGTGTTCCGTAGCACCAAAACCAGAAAATGATGGCACTGAACTGGAGAAAGGCCTACCAAAGGAGTTGGAGACCTGCGACACGGCATATCTGGCTTACCCAGCTCAGAACAATTCACAATCCTTTCTACAGCGGACATTATTTCCAATAAGTTTAAAG TTCAAAGAGATTGTCTACAAAGTTAACTATGAGAGGCAAGGAACTTGTTGTGGAGGAACCTCTAACCCTAAAGAAAAAGTAATACTAAATGGGATCACAGGCATGATTTCACCAGGGGAGATACTAGCGATGCTAGGTCCATCAGGCAGTGGAAAAACCACACTTCTTACAGCCCTTGGAGGTCGTCTCTCTGGAAACTTGTCAGGCAAGATCACTTACAATGGTCAGCCTTTTTCAGGCTCCATCCGACGTCGAACAGGATTTGTTGCACAGGATGATATTCTATACCCAAATCTTAGTGTGTTTGAAACTCTTTTATTTACAGCACTATTACGGCTACCGAAAAGTCTGACCAGAGAAGCAAAAGTACAACATGTGGAGCATGTCATAACAGAACTGGGGTTAACTAGGTGTCGTAATAGCATGATAGGAGGGCCCCTTTTTAGAGGAATATCAGGAGGGGAGAAAAAAAGGGTGAGCATAGGTCAAGAAATGCTCATCAATCCAAGCTTACTGTTACTAGATGAGCCCACCTCAGGCTTAGATTCCACTACAGCTCAACGAATTCTGAACACAGTCAAAGGACTTGCTACTGGCGGTCGAACTGTTATAACCACCATTCATCAGCCCTCTAGCCGACTCTACCATATGTTCGATAAGGTAGTCTTGCTCTCTGAAGGCTGCCCAATTTACTACGGTCCTGCATCAACTGCCTTGCAGTACTTTTCTTCAATTGGGTTTCCGACATCCATAGTTGTCAATCCGGCTGATCTATTGCTTGATCTTGCTAATG GGATTGGACCAGATTTCCAACACTCTACCAATCACAGTGACAACAGTCAGCAAGATCCAGCATCTGTAAGAGAATTTCTCATCTCTGCTTATGATAAGAACATCTCTACCAGGCTGAAAACTGAGTTGTGTAGTTCAGACGTAATTATCTACAACTACAACGAAGAAAACTCTACGA gagatgatttGAAATTCGAAAAATGGTGCACAACATGGTGGCATCAATTTCATGTCCTGCTATTACGAGGATTACGGGAGAGAAGATTTGAAGCCTTCAACAGGCTAAGAACCTTTCAAGTTGTAAGTGTGGCGATACTTGGAGGTCTTCTATGGTGGCAAACCCCACCGTCTCACATTGACGACCGT ATAGCCATGTTGTCCTTTTTCTCTGTATTTTGGGGCTTCTACCCCCTTTATAATGCTGTTTTCACCTTTCCCCAAGAAAGGAACATGCTAAAGAAGGAAAGGTCATCTGGAATGTACCGCCTCTCCTCCTACTATCTAGCCAGAACAGTCGGAGATCTTCCACTCGAGCTTGCACTGCCAACCATATTTACCCTCATCTTTTATTGGATGGGTGGCCTTAAACCTGACCCTGCCACCTTTATCTTCTCCCTTCTAATTGTTCTTTTAAGCGTCCTTGTTTCCCAAAGTCTTGGATTGGCATTTGGCGCCATACTCATGGATGTAAAACAAGCTGCAACTTTAGCCTCAGTTACAACATTGGTTTTCCTTATTGCCGGAGGATACTATGTGAGACAAATCCCCCCTTTCATGGTCTGGCTAAAATATCTGAGCTACAGCTACTACTGTTATAAGCTACTTCTTGGAATTCAGTATGATGAGAATGATTACTATGAGTGTGCAAATGGGGTCTACTGCCGAGTCGCAGATCACCCTGCCATCAAATCTGTTGGTTTGAGCCATATGTGGATGGGCATTTCCATCATGGTGCTGATGTTGGTGGGATACAGATTTGTTGCATACCTAGCTTTGCACCGATTGCGATGA
- the LOC142526758 gene encoding abscisic acid 8'-hydroxylase CYP707A2-like, which produces MESISLCFLMLVLVFLFSVLNYIFKVLKIGHVQLPLPPGTMGWPYIGETFQLYSQNPNVFFASKVKKYGSIFKTHILGCQCVMIASPEAAKVVLVSKAHLFKPTFPASKERMLGKQAIFFHQGEYHMKLRKLVLRAFMPEAIKNIMPDIESLAISSLKSWEGKLITTYQEMKTYTFNVALLSIFGKDEVLYREDLKRCYYILEKGYNSMPINVPGTLFHNAMKARKELAQILAKILSLRRQMKHNHTDLLGSFMGETEGLTDEQIADNIIGVIFAARDTTASVLTWIIKYLAENPSVLQAVTEEQEAIKKYKEECGEEKVLKWADTKKMPITTRVVQETLRVASILSFTFREAVEDVEFNGYIIPKGWKVLPLFRNIHHSPENFSDPEKFDPSRFEAPPKPNSFMPFGNGTHSCPGNELAKLEILVLVHHLSTKYRWSMIGPQNGIQYGPFALPQNGLPIKLSLKI; this is translated from the exons ATGGAATCTATTTCCTTGTGTTTCTTGATGCTAGTCTTGGTTTTCTTGTTCTCTGTCCTaaattacatcttcaaagtcCTGAAAATTGGACATGTTCAATTGCCACTTCCACCAGGAACAATGGGTTGGCCTTATATTGGTGAAACCTTCCAATTATACTCACAAAACCCAAATGTTTTCTTTGCGTCAAAGGTCAAGAA gtACGGTTCAATATTCAAGACTCACATCCTGGGATGTCAGTGTGTGATGATTGCAAGTCCAGAAGCAGCGAAGGTTGTATTAGTTTCCAAAGCTCACCTCTTTAAGCCCACATTTCCAGCCAGCAAGGAGAGAATGTTAGGCAAACAGGCCATATTCTTCCATCAAGGAGAGTACCACATGAAGCTTAGAAAACTCGTCCTCCGCGCATTCATGCCTGAAGCAATCAAGAATATCATGCCAGATATCGAATCATTAGCCATTAGTTCACTCAAGTCGTGGGAAGGAAAATTGATAACAACTTATCAAGAGATGAAAACA TACACATTCAATGTGGCATTATTGTCAATCTTTGGAAAAGACGAAGTACTGTACAGAGAAGATCTAAAGAGGTGTTATTACATTCTTGAAAAGGGATACAATTCGATGCCAATCAATGTTCCTGGAACACTTTTTCACAATGCAATGAAAGCTAGAAAGGAATTGGCACAGATCTTGGCCAAAATTCTGTCGCTTAGGAGACAAATGAAACATAATCACACGGATTTACTCGGATCATTCATGGGGGAGACAGAAGGACTAACTGATGAGCAAATTGCAGACAATATCATAGGTGTAATCTTTGCTGCCCGTGACACAACTGCTAGTGTTCTAACATGGATTATTAAGTACCTTGCCGAAAATCCAAGTGTTCTCCAAGCTGTCACG GAAGAGCAAGAGGCTATAAAGAAGTACAAAGAAGAGTGTGGAGAAGAGAAGGTTTTGAAGTGGGCAGACACCAAGAAAATGCCAATCACTACAAGGGTCGTCCAAGAAACACTTAGAGTTGCCTCTATTTTATCTTTTACATTCAGAGAAGCTGTTGAAGATGTCGAGTTTAATG GCTATATCATTCCAAAAGGGTGGAAAGTGTTGCCACTTTTTAGGAACATACATCACAGCCCAGAGAATTTCTCTGACCCGGAGAAGTTTGATCCTTCAAGATTCGAG GCACCTCCAAAACCCAATAGTTTCATGCCGTTTGGCAATGGCACCCACTCATGTCCTGGAAATGAGTTGGCCAAGCTAGAGATTTTGGTCCTTGTACACCATCTCAGTACCAAGTACAG gtggtctatgATTGGCCCACAAAATGGAATCCAGTATGGACCTTTTGCTCTTCCCCAGAATGGATTGCCAATCAAACTCTCACTCAAAATATAG